Proteins from a single region of Oncorhynchus keta strain PuntledgeMale-10-30-2019 chromosome 20, Oket_V2, whole genome shotgun sequence:
- the LOC118399472 gene encoding uncharacterized protein LOC118399472 — MATVRHLFPGAGKQTNPHPLDLPIRGKIPVVSGVPNVYHTTRLCERLFQPKSDFDLTDPNGYLLSSGYSSLHDPNLRKYLHRKDIHQRLLNLGFITKDEKIICSVKELNRYRDHLADVELDWGRRFRTEQKESVRKFLTLQQQGQIPEHVTLSDVTEWLLHRGRSLFRKRQQSNRARKFPSKYGLEEDCYLARLPSIAMAGNMVDLDCCSSPTCRSELLWNAKGRALLQEVSKEVKREMRLEQRWVTSQQEKEKMKRERQQKRRLKGRKKDSPTKTDSQDNLESMDNILISVSNPDNNQFDPSDHHSLPSPVEQKCDVTRKLSALCHNMVEAVNQKSIISAHNLFAEGPGLVDSVSSTLVTCSSLIGQAGSLQSITQQLSEIEQRLLKEHFKGTITTEDLHTIIHSVVVTVVEEVNGILIPAIMAFEYERLTGSVSSSDIPSSDVPTYSSPSSSDYYRTSSFSTSLQSSSPQIGLSSPTPTPPIMPFKPTTGVIRQRTLTVSFPEEADRESERETEGEASLSVDLAASSSPSPSENQSSPLETSPLCLRSSGTSFESAGTHLESSGSSLGSLGTDLLVKVEAVIQQVIRGAVDKLEAERNNGHGRRVRNMSPEEKAESVSKSTEAASRESSGERRVGGVGSNGKKVETVADRVAKTEVSTIADTTARTELLTIEDTMAKLEIKKVEIIADVIPKTASKEVATTMEKVEAKEEDTLADVMARTEFTEVPIIAGTTAKNEVQKVETIADVTENTKIKEVVEINKRDTQEAKVKASFETEVELTKRLDIDLKTEEEANAEMNPDEQDNTISENNNRCFELILTAREAKIDEKIECKVELRDENIGAKNETMDAKDSVENAHAEKSEHSHVSPELFQSSSDNDEGGPSMFPMTSMLKSAALSSDQVDEILDKVIDVLTGEGHKFIFSEYRPSMTSSPDSTVCIASSPESRPGLTSTPVDRTSSSSIPEARPSSSSIPEGRPSSSSIPEARPSSSSIPEVRPSSSSIPEGRPSSSSIPEGRPSSSSATPGSSPSSESLCCMSSGHNQEINVQHPSDPSGKLLGGQASTPRPQNPLLLSEGDLSDRELMPYANSIINIIMQKMHHDDDLYESVGGQKPLSPRRRSRSALLSQYSPQDNSEISVLYIPKRADRKSLKSVDPKALRVVRWVLQTIHRRHGWLGQANDHSRQAKESLLLCDVIQVLLEKLDHKMATTGDLQVAPTQTYALHTDDRFKTKLQEATVEPISDIIGHLSINLLRSESCFVPKKRWSSSSTRAKSVSMTNLGSRAAASAVAMDISSNVVEKLKEASGSSKTTCSMTSLRDFVRAMTVSQPELSQQATSCGSKIHNVYREVLEIVVTKLRSFVTKGGSFHKPTEHLAQKMAESCLEVECAFMEILQTLKSHGTGDEACSAWAVDCMSTTISDTMFKRVTEGGHPPHVSGATVTNCGPIRISDVNQKRPIKIKARMSRSSVNLLQTTVEKFVHKLTGERVSIPELGEGMSTSTSPQQGKDPENLRRPQSVQRRFTTEPPSELSPRSQLKREELISMLCPLMSKSIISSLSLDRAFQVPVDAVSDTKESRASAVKLGRNTSTLVPTPPPRPTHTDNKPVQEDSRRRIRPLRTLQAAKRVVSSMDLGISRTTSRSSGVVGQLACPAKSNNNLFSEPPSTSAASSNTSLVASEITENLVCQLLQSDSPDFMSSSNHTSPRGTTFN; from the exons ATGGCAACAGTGAGACACTTATTTCCG GGTGCTGGTAAGCAGACCAACCCTCACCCTCTGGACCTGCCCATCCGAGGAAAGATCCCTGTTGTTTCTGGGGTGCCCAATGTCTACCACACAACCCGGCTCTGTGAGAGG TTGTTCCAGCCGAAGAGTGACTTTGACCTCACGGACCCCAACGGCTACCTGTTGAGCTCTGGGTACAGCAGTCTCCATGACCCCAACCTCAGGAAGTACCTGCACCGCAAAGACATCCACCAACGCCTCCTTAACCTGGGCTTCATCACCAAGGATGAGAAA ATTATCTGTTCAGTCAAAGAGTTGAACCGCTATAGAGATCACCTGGCGGATGTGGAGTTGGACTGGGGTCGGAGATTCAGGACTGAACAG AAAGAGTCCGTGCGTAAGTTCCTGACCCTCCAGCAGCAGGGTCAGATCCCTGAACACGTGACTCTATCTGATGTCACAGAGTGGTTACTGCACAGGGGAAGGAGCCTCTTTAGGAAGAGACAGCAGTCCAACAGGGCCag AAAGTTCCCTTCCAAGTATGGGCTGGAGGAGGACTGTTATCTTGCTAGACTGCCCAGTATTGCTATGGCGGGCAACATGGTAGATCTAGACTGCTGCTCCAGCCCCACCTGCAGGTCGGAACTG TTGTGGAATGCTAAGGGCCGTGCGTTGCTGCAGGAGGTCAGCAAGGAGGTGAAGAGGGAGATGAGGCTGGAGCAACGTTGGGTCACAAGCCAACAGGAAAAAGAGAAAATG AAACGGGAGAGACAACAGAAGAGACGTCTCAAAGGCAGGAAGAAAGATTCTCCAACCAAGACAGATTCACAAGACAACCTAGAGAGCATGGACAACATCCTGATATCGGTATCAAATCCTGACAACAACCAAT TCGACCCCTCTGATCATCACTCCTTACCTTCTCCAGTGGAACAGAAATGTGACGTAACGAGA AAACTCTCGGCTCTGTGTCACAACATGGTCGAAGCAGTGAATCAGAAGTCCATCATCTCTGCCCACAACCTCT TTGCTGAGGGACCAGGGCTGGTTGACTCTGTCTCCTCCACCTTGGTGACCTGTAGCAGTCTGATTGGACAAGCTGGCTCCCTTCAGTCCATCACCCAGCAACTGTCTGAAAT AGAACAGAGGCTACTGAAGGAGCATTTTAAAGGAACT ATCACCACTGAGGACCTACACACCATCATACACAGTGTGGTGGTGACCGTAGTGGAGGAGGTCAACGGGATCCTCATCCCAGCCATCATGGCCTTCGAGTATGAGCGCCTAACAGGCTCCGTCAGCTCCAGTGACATACCCAGCAGCGACGTACCCACCTACAGCAGCCCCTCCTCCTCGGACTACTACCGGACATCCTCCTTCAGCACTAGCCTGCAGTCCTCCTCCCCTCAGATAGGGCTGTCCAGCCCTACGCCTACACCTCCCATCATGCCATTCAAACCTACCACCGGTGTCATCAGACAGAGGACATTGACCGTGAGCTTTCCTGAAGAGGCTGATCGAGAGTCTGAGAGAgaaactgagggagaggcatctcTCTCAGTGGACCTGGCTGCCTCCAGTAGCCCAAGCCCTTCTGAAAACCAATCCTCGCCTTTGGAGACAAGTCCTCTGTGCTTGAGGTCTTCAGGAACCAGTTTTGAATCTGCTGGAACCCATTTGGAATCTTCTGGATCCAGTCTGGGGTCTTTAGGAACCGACCTGCTGGTGAAGGTCGAGGCCGTTATTCAGCAGGTGATAAGGGGAGCCGTAGATAAACTAGAGGCCGAGAGGAACAACGGGCACGGAAGAAGGGTGAGAAACATGAGTCCTGAGGAAAAGGCTGAGAGTGTCTCCAAGAGTACTGAGGCTGCATCAAGAGAGAGTAGTGGTGAGAGGAGAGTCGGGGGAGTGGGGAGCAATGGTAAGAAGGTGGAGACTGTTGCAGATAGAGTGGCAAAGACAGAAGTGTCGACTATTGCAGACACAACAGCCAGGACTGAACTTCTGACTATTGAAGATACAATGGCTAAACTGGAGATAAAGAAAGTCGAGATTATTGCTGATGTGATACCCAAGACTGCAAGTAAGGAGGTGGCCACTACGATGGAAAAGGTGGAGGCTAAGGAAGAGGATACTCTTGCAGATGTGATGGCAAGGACTGAATTTACAGAGGTGCCAATTATTGCAGGTACAACTGCCAAGAATGAAGTTCAGAAAGTGGAGACTATTGCAGATGTAACGGAAAATACCAAAATTAAGGAAGTAGTTGAGATTAACAAGAGGGACACCCAAGAGGCAAAGGTAAAGGCTAGTTTTGAGACAGAGGTCGAGCTGACTAAAAGGTTGGACATTGACTTGAAAACGGAAGAAGAAGCCAATGCTGAGATGAACCCAGATGAACAAGACAATACCATATCGGAGAATAACAACAGATGCTTTGAGCTTATTCTAACAGCTAGAGAGGCCAAGATAGATGAGAAAATAGAATGCAAGGTAGAACTCAGGGATGAGAATATTGGTGCAAAGAATGAAACTATGGATGCAAAGGATTCTGTTGAGAATGCACATGCTGAGAAAAGTGAACACAGCCACGTAAGCCCTGAGCTATTTCAGTCATCATCAGACAATGATGAAGGTGGTCCTTCGATGTTCCCCATGACCAGCATGTTGAAGAGCGCTGCCCTGTCCTCGGACCAGGTTGATGAGATCCTAGACAAG GTGATCGATGTTCTGACTGGGGAGGGCCACAAGTTCATCTTCTCAGAGTACAGGCCAAGTATGACCTCAAGCCCAGACTCCACGGTGTGTATTGCCTCAAGCCCAGAATCTAGACCAGGTCTTACCTCTACTCCAGTGGACAGAACAAGCAGTTCCTCCATCCCTGAGGCCAGGCCAAGCAGTTCCTCCATCCCTGAGGGCAGGCCAAGCAGTTCCTCCATCCCCGAGGCCAGACCAAGCAGTTCCTCCATCCCTGAGGTCAGGCCAAGCAGTTCCTCCATCCCTGAGGGCAGACCAAGCAGTTCCTCCATCCCTGAGGGCAGACCAAGCAGTTCTTCTGCCACTCCAGGGTCTAGCCCCAGCAGTGAGTCTCTGTGCTGCATGTCCAGTGGCCACAATCAGGAGATCAATGTCCAACACCCATCTGACCCATCTGGTAAGCTCCTAGGAGGCCAGGCCAGCACCCCGAGGCCTCAAAACCCACTGCTGCTCAGTGAAGGGGATCTGTCAGACAGGGAGCTAATGCCCTATGCCAACAGTATTATCAACATTATCATGCAGAAGATGCACCATGACGATGACCTTTACGAGTCCGTGGGTGGCCAGAAACCACTGTCCCCAAGAAGGCGATCACGCTCAGCTCTTCTGTCACAAtactctcctcaggacaactctGAGATCTCTGTGCTTTACATCCCCAAGAGGGCTGATCGGAAATCACTGAAGTCAGTTGATCCGAAGGCCCTGAGAGTAGTCAGGTGGGTGCTGCAGACCATCCATAGACGCCATGGGTGGCTGGGTCAGGCTAACGATCACAGCAGACAGGCCAAAGAAAGCTTGCTGCTCTGTGATGTCATCCAGGTCCTGCTTGAGAAGCTTGACCACAAGATGGCCACTACTGGAGATCTACAGGTGGCACCTACCCAAACATATGCCCTACATACTGACGACCGCTTCAAGACGAAGTTGCAGGAGGCTACAGTTGAACCCATCAGCGATATCATCGGACATCTGTCCATCAATCTGCTGAGGTCCGAGTCTTGCTTCGTGCCTAAGAAGAGATGGTCGTCGTCAAGCACCCGGGCTAAGAGCGTCTCAATGACCAACCTGGGGAGCCGAGCTGCGGCTTCGGCTGTGGCCATGGACATCAGCTCCAATGTGGTTGAGAAGCTCAAAGAGGCCTCAGGTAGCAGCAAGACCACCTGCTCGATGACTAGCCTTCGGGACTTTGTCAGAGCCATGACCGTCAGCCAACCAGAGCTCAGCCAGCAGGCCACCTCGTGTGGGTCAAAAATTCACAATGTTTACAGGGAGGTTCTGGAGATCGTTGTGACCAAGCTGAGGAGTTTTGTCACCAAAGGGGGATCATTTCACAAGCCCACAGAGCACTTAGCGCAGAAGATGGCGGAGAGCTGCCTCGAGGTAGAATGTGCTTTCATGGAGATTCTGCAGACACTTAAGAGTCACGGAACAGGCGATGAGGCATGCAGCGCCTGGGCAGTTGACTGCATGTCCACGACTATCTCTGACACCATGTTTAAACGTGTGACTGAGGGGGGCCATCCTCCTCATGTCTCTGGGGCAACGGTCACAAACTGTGGTCCAATCAGAATCAGTGATGTTAACCAGAAGCGGCCTATCAAGATCAAGGCTAGAATGTCCAGGTCCTCCGTGAACCTCCTACAAACCACTGTGGAAAAGTTTGTGCATAAGCTGACGGGTGAGCGGGTGTCCATCCCAGAACTAGGAGAAGGAATGTCTACTTCTACCAGTCCCCAGCAAGGAAAGGATCCTG AGAACCTACGTAGGCCACAGAGTGTTCAGAGGAGATTCACTACTGAGCCTCCCTCCGAGCTCTCGCCACGGAGCCAACTGAAACGGGAGGAGCTAATTAGTATGCTGTGTCCATTGATGAGCAAATCCATCATTAGCTCCTTGTCTTTGGATAGAGCTTTTCAGGTTCCAGTTGACGCAGTCTCAG ATACAAAGGAAAGCAGAGCTTCTGCTGTGAAGTTGGGTAGGAATACCAGCACACTGGTGCCAACGCCCCCTCCTCGCCCCACCCACACGGATAATAAGCCTGTCcaagaggacagcaggaggagaaTCCGACCTCTCCGTACTCTTCAGGCTGCCAAGAG GGTGGTCAGCTCCATGGACTTGGGCATTTCCCGGACCACTAGTAGAAGCAGTGGGGTGGTAGGTCAGCTGGCGTGTCCAGCCAAAAGCAACAACAATCTCTTCAGCGAGCCGCCAAGCACCTCTGCAGCCAGTTCAAACACATCCCTAGTAGCCTCTGAGATCACTGAGAATTTGGTGTGTCAGCTCCTCCAGAGTGATTCTCCAGACTTCATGTCATCCAGCAACCACACCAGCCCCAGAGGAACAACATTCAACTAA